Proteins found in one Thiohalobacter sp. genomic segment:
- a CDS encoding type 1 glutamine amidotransferase, giving the protein MRIHFLQHVPFEGLGSLAEWIDRGGHQIGGTRLYAGDGLPRPDAVELLIVLGGPMGVHDEADYPWLRVEKDFIRRVVEAGGGVLGICLGAQLLAEVLGARITRNPAREIGWFPVTRDPALAGHWLAERLPERFPAFHWHGETFSLPEGALPVGSTAACACQGFVHGDRLLGFQFHLETTPASAHALVEHCANELDGSEWVQGPAQLLAEDAPFGEINALMTQVMEGLAGQLQTSASPGE; this is encoded by the coding sequence ATGCGCATTCACTTTCTGCAACATGTGCCCTTCGAGGGCCTCGGCAGTCTCGCCGAGTGGATCGACCGCGGCGGTCACCAGATCGGTGGCACCCGGCTGTATGCCGGTGATGGCCTGCCGCGCCCGGATGCGGTCGAGCTGCTGATCGTGCTCGGCGGCCCCATGGGGGTGCACGACGAGGCGGATTATCCCTGGCTGCGGGTGGAGAAGGACTTCATCCGCCGCGTCGTCGAGGCCGGCGGCGGGGTGCTGGGCATCTGTCTCGGCGCCCAACTGCTGGCCGAAGTCCTGGGTGCCCGGATCACGCGCAACCCGGCGCGCGAGATCGGCTGGTTTCCGGTCACGCGCGACCCGGCGCTGGCCGGCCACTGGCTGGCCGAGCGGCTGCCGGAACGCTTCCCCGCCTTCCACTGGCATGGCGAGACCTTTTCCCTGCCCGAGGGCGCGCTTCCCGTGGGTTCGACCGCGGCCTGTGCCTGCCAGGGCTTCGTGCACGGCGACCGGCTGCTGGGCTTCCAGTTCCATCTGGAAACCACGCCCGCCTCTGCCCACGCCCTGGTCGAACACTGCGCCAATGAACTGGACGGCAGCGAGTGGGTGCAAGGGCCGGCGCAATTGCTCGCGGAGGACGCGCCTTTCGGTGAAATCAATGCCCTGATGACCCAGGTCATGGAGGGACTGGCCGGGCAGCTGCAGACTTCCGCCTCCCCCGGCGAGTGA
- a CDS encoding heavy metal translocating P-type ATPase, with amino-acid sequence MASIRLSISGMSCAGCVAAVEDALRSVPGVTGARVNFAEHTALVEGEVSADALVAAVRAAGYDAAELRSLADELDKEAAEFAHYRALLRKAAVAGVLALPLVLGGMVFDALPDLAAGEGRGFWLLVGVLTLGVLVHSGGHFFRGAWAAARHHNANMDTLIALGTGTAWLYSMVVVLAPQWVPVLARHAYFEAAVVILALINLGGALEMRARGKTSEAIKRLIGLQPRTARVVRDGREQDVPIEEVGLDETLRVRPGEKIPVDGVVIEGHSSVDESMLTGEPIPVEKTAGDEVVGGTLNRSGTLLIRARRIGKDMVLARIIDRVREAQNSKPAIGRLADRVSAVFVPTVLIIAVCTFLVWFNWGPEPRLGYATVTAITVLVIACPCALGLATPISIMVGVGKAAEHGILIRSGEALQRAGQIDTLVLDKTGTLTEGRPRLQRVQVAGGQDEAALLQRVASLEAASEHPLAESVVEAARERGLELLPVSGFEARAGRGLVGEVAGTALAVGNAGLMRELGVDIDSLAATADSWASAGETPVFVAEAGQAVGLLAIADTPRAEAAKAIAAFHRAGLRVVMLTGDNRRVAEAVARQLGIDRVEAEVLPGDKAERVAALQAEGAVVGMVGDGINDAPALARADVGFAIGTGTDVAIESADITLMGTSLFGVLKAIRISRATVRNIWQNLFGAFFYNALGIPIAAGALYPFTGMLLNPMIAGAAMALSSVTVVSNANRLRWLDPSEAA; translated from the coding sequence ATGGCGAGCATTCGACTGTCGATCTCGGGAATGTCCTGCGCCGGCTGCGTGGCAGCGGTGGAGGATGCACTGCGCTCGGTCCCCGGTGTCACTGGGGCCCGCGTCAACTTCGCCGAGCACACGGCGCTGGTGGAGGGCGAGGTTTCGGCCGATGCCCTGGTGGCCGCGGTGCGCGCGGCCGGCTATGACGCCGCAGAGCTCAGAAGCCTGGCCGACGAACTCGACAAGGAGGCGGCTGAATTTGCGCACTACCGCGCCCTGCTGCGCAAGGCGGCGGTGGCGGGCGTGCTGGCACTGCCGCTGGTTCTGGGCGGCATGGTCTTCGATGCACTGCCGGATCTCGCCGCCGGCGAGGGGCGGGGTTTCTGGCTGCTGGTCGGGGTACTGACCCTGGGGGTGCTGGTCCATTCCGGCGGCCATTTCTTTCGCGGTGCCTGGGCGGCGGCGCGGCATCACAACGCCAACATGGACACCCTGATCGCGCTGGGCACGGGCACGGCCTGGCTGTACAGCATGGTGGTGGTGCTGGCGCCGCAGTGGGTGCCGGTGCTGGCGCGGCATGCCTATTTCGAGGCCGCGGTGGTGATCCTGGCGCTGATCAACCTCGGCGGCGCGCTGGAAATGCGTGCGCGCGGCAAGACCTCGGAGGCGATCAAGCGGCTGATCGGGCTGCAGCCGCGCACGGCGCGGGTGGTGCGCGACGGCCGCGAGCAGGACGTGCCCATCGAGGAGGTCGGCCTGGACGAGACCCTGCGGGTGCGGCCGGGCGAGAAGATCCCGGTCGACGGCGTGGTCATCGAGGGCCACTCCTCGGTCGACGAGTCCATGCTCACCGGCGAGCCGATCCCGGTCGAGAAGACGGCCGGCGACGAGGTCGTGGGCGGCACCCTCAATCGCAGCGGCACCCTGCTGATTCGCGCCCGGCGCATCGGCAAGGACATGGTGCTGGCGCGCATCATCGATAGGGTCCGCGAGGCGCAGAACTCCAAGCCGGCCATCGGCCGCCTGGCGGACCGGGTCAGCGCAGTGTTCGTGCCGACGGTGCTGATCATCGCCGTCTGCACCTTTCTGGTGTGGTTCAACTGGGGACCGGAGCCGCGGCTGGGTTATGCCACGGTGACCGCCATTACCGTGCTGGTGATCGCCTGTCCCTGTGCACTGGGTCTGGCCACGCCCATCTCCATCATGGTCGGCGTGGGCAAGGCCGCCGAGCACGGCATCCTGATCCGCAGCGGCGAGGCGCTGCAGCGCGCCGGGCAGATCGACACCCTGGTACTCGACAAGACCGGCACCCTCACCGAGGGTCGGCCACGGCTGCAGCGGGTGCAGGTGGCCGGCGGCCAGGACGAGGCGGCACTGCTGCAACGCGTGGCCTCGCTGGAGGCCGCGTCCGAGCATCCGCTGGCCGAGTCGGTGGTCGAGGCCGCGCGGGAACGCGGACTCGAACTGCTGCCGGTGTCCGGCTTCGAGGCCCGTGCCGGGCGTGGGCTGGTCGGCGAGGTGGCAGGGACAGCGCTCGCGGTGGGCAATGCCGGGCTGATGCGTGAACTGGGCGTCGACATCGATTCCCTGGCGGCGACGGCCGACTCCTGGGCCAGCGCCGGCGAGACCCCGGTGTTCGTCGCCGAGGCGGGCCAGGCGGTCGGCCTGCTGGCCATCGCCGACACCCCGCGTGCGGAGGCCGCGAAGGCGATCGCCGCGTTTCATCGCGCCGGGCTCAGGGTGGTCATGCTCACCGGCGACAACCGGCGGGTGGCCGAGGCCGTGGCCCGGCAGCTTGGCATCGATCGCGTCGAGGCCGAGGTGCTGCCCGGGGACAAGGCCGAGCGTGTCGCCGCGCTGCAGGCCGAGGGCGCAGTCGTCGGCATGGTGGGCGACGGCATCAACGACGCCCCGGCGCTGGCGCGCGCCGACGTCGGCTTCGCCATCGGCACCGGCACCGACGTTGCCATCGAGAGCGCCGACATCACCCTGATGGGGACCTCGCTGTTCGGCGTCCTCAAGGCCATCCGCATTTCGCGGGCGACGGTGCGCAACATCTGGCAGAACCTGTTCGGCGCCTTCTTCTACAACGCGCTGGGGATCCCCATCGCCGCCGGTGCCCTGTATCCCTTCACCGGCATGCTGCTCAACCCGATGATTGCCGGTGCGGCCATGGCCCTGTCCTCGGTCACCGTGGTCAGCAACGCCAACCGACTGCGCTGGCTGGACCCGAGCGAGGCGGCGTGA
- a CDS encoding DsrE family protein has protein sequence MCRLLWLFCMLLPLPLSAADEGLPPGAPQPEAGRVYDISLHDPGELMLLLRRLEQLSEGPQASGTQPSVALVLHGPELAYFARDHYDHYRELVDLAARLDAFHVIEVKACRTRMKALGLKPEDMPAFIELVPYGPDEVERLRREGYLVM, from the coding sequence ATGTGTCGTCTGCTGTGGCTGTTCTGCATGCTGCTGCCGCTGCCGCTGTCGGCCGCTGACGAGGGCCTGCCGCCCGGCGCGCCGCAACCGGAGGCGGGCCGGGTCTACGACATCAGCCTGCACGACCCCGGCGAGCTGATGCTGCTGCTGCGTCGTCTCGAACAGCTGAGCGAGGGGCCGCAGGCCAGCGGCACGCAGCCCTCGGTGGCATTGGTGCTGCACGGCCCTGAGCTGGCCTATTTCGCCCGCGACCACTACGACCACTATCGCGAGCTGGTCGATCTGGCGGCGCGGCTGGATGCCTTTCATGTCATCGAGGTCAAGGCCTGCCGCACACGGATGAAGGCGCTGGGCCTGAAACCCGAGGACATGCCGGCGTTCATCGAACTGGTGCCCTACGGTCCCGACGAGGTCGAGCGCCTGCGCCGCGAGGGCTATCTGGTGATGTAG
- a CDS encoding c-type cytochrome, protein MNNLVKSCVLGVSLSLPLAAQAADIAAGKAKAASCAGCHGANGISNNPMWPNLAGQKAGYLAKQLRAFRDGTRQDPMMTPMAKPLSDADIENLAAYYSSL, encoded by the coding sequence ATGAACAATCTGGTCAAGTCCTGTGTCTTGGGGGTTTCACTGAGTCTGCCGCTGGCCGCCCAGGCTGCCGATATCGCCGCCGGCAAGGCCAAGGCCGCCAGTTGTGCCGGTTGTCACGGCGCCAATGGCATCAGCAACAATCCGATGTGGCCCAATCTGGCGGGCCAGAAGGCCGGTTACCTCGCCAAGCAGCTTCGCGCCTTTCGTGACGGCACACGTCAGGATCCGATGATGACGCCCATGGCCAAGCCATTGTCGGATGCCGACATCGAGAACCTGGCCGCCTACTATTCCAGCCTTTGA
- a CDS encoding ArnT family glycosyltransferase has translation MAALRHPLPAFLLILLVLLLAFAFQGSRGLWSPDEGRYVGVALEMIERGDYLHPHLHFEHPHYTKPPLTYWAIAASLDLFGHSEWAARLPHALAYVFTVLLVWAIGRTLFDESRARLAALFHATALLPVIAAQAVTTDTLLTLWETLALFGFVRAWRSPRQTRWVLLMWLGFGLAFLTKGPPGLLPLLAVAVLLVWQRDWALLRRLFRWPGLLLFLVVGGGWYLWVLADTPGLLDYLLRFEVVERIAGAAHHRHGEWYGGLLVYGPTLLIGTLPWGLLLLARPWRQGKSGGNGGRLRFLWLWFLLPLAVFMLARSRLPFYLLPLFVPLALLLAAAIPDSWLSRQRAWVLSSIVLAAILVGLKGYAGQMRHEQDDRQLAAELQAVAGGNYAEYVFVDASPRYGLHFYLGGEVEHVCLPAACPRQGLTADEALSEELLADETRRLFLVPAASKQGFLAQVAAVGRMGVQVGELRGLVLMRLQPAE, from the coding sequence TTGGCTGCTCTCCGTCACCCCCTGCCGGCATTCCTGCTCATTCTGCTCGTGCTGCTGCTGGCCTTTGCCTTTCAGGGCAGTCGTGGCCTGTGGTCGCCCGACGAGGGCCGCTATGTCGGCGTGGCGCTGGAGATGATCGAACGCGGCGACTATCTGCATCCGCATCTCCACTTCGAACACCCGCATTACACCAAGCCACCGCTGACCTACTGGGCAATCGCCGCCAGCCTGGACCTGTTCGGGCACAGCGAATGGGCAGCACGCCTGCCGCACGCGCTGGCCTATGTTTTCACTGTCCTGCTGGTGTGGGCCATTGGCAGGACGCTGTTCGACGAATCGCGCGCCCGGCTGGCGGCGCTGTTTCATGCCACCGCGCTGCTGCCGGTCATCGCCGCGCAGGCCGTGACCACCGACACGCTGCTGACGCTGTGGGAGACGCTGGCCCTGTTCGGCTTCGTGCGTGCCTGGCGCTCGCCACGGCAGACGCGTTGGGTGCTGCTGATGTGGCTCGGCTTCGGGCTGGCCTTCCTGACCAAGGGGCCGCCCGGGCTGTTGCCGCTGCTGGCGGTGGCGGTGCTGCTGGTATGGCAGCGGGACTGGGCCCTGCTGCGGCGCCTGTTCCGCTGGCCCGGGTTGCTGCTGTTCCTGGTGGTGGGTGGCGGCTGGTATCTGTGGGTGCTGGCCGACACCCCGGGACTGCTGGACTATCTGCTTCGCTTCGAGGTGGTGGAACGCATCGCCGGCGCGGCGCATCATCGCCATGGGGAATGGTACGGCGGCCTGCTGGTGTACGGGCCGACCCTGCTGATCGGGACCCTGCCCTGGGGCCTGTTGCTGCTGGCGCGCCCATGGCGGCAGGGTAAGTCGGGTGGGAATGGGGGCAGGCTGCGCTTTCTCTGGCTCTGGTTCCTGTTGCCGCTCGCGGTGTTCATGCTGGCGCGTTCCCGGCTGCCCTTCTATCTGTTGCCCCTGTTCGTGCCGCTGGCCCTGTTGCTGGCGGCCGCGATTCCCGATAGTTGGTTGTCGCGACAGCGGGCATGGGTGCTGTCGAGTATCGTCCTGGCCGCGATCCTGGTCGGACTCAAGGGGTATGCCGGGCAGATGCGGCACGAGCAGGACGACCGGCAGCTGGCCGCCGAGCTGCAGGCGGTGGCCGGTGGCAACTATGCCGAGTACGTCTTCGTCGACGCATCTCCGCGTTACGGGCTGCACTTCTATCTGGGCGGCGAGGTCGAGCATGTGTGCCTGCCGGCAGCCTGTCCGCGGCAGGGGTTGACGGCAGACGAGGCGCTTTCGGAGGAGTTGCTGGCCGATGAGACCCGGCGCTTGTTCCTGGTACCCGCGGCAAGCAAACAGGGATTCCTCGCCCAGGTTGCCGCTGTGGGCAGAATGGGGGTGCAGGTGGGCGAACTGCGGGGACTGGTGCTGATGCGGCTTCAGCCGGCGGAGTGA
- a CDS encoding COX15/CtaA family protein, producing MNESASQRRHDRIIALWLFACCALVFAMVVLGGVTRLTGSGLSMVEWDPIFGIVPPLSQEAWQTVFEKYQASPEYKKKNFGMDLDGFKEIYWFEYAHRVLGRTIGSAFLLPFLFFLWRGWIRRPLVPKLVAMFVLGGLQGLLGWYMVKSGLVDDPHVSQYRLTAHLLLAFLIYGFILWVALDLWRGDRVAPHPRWRPAATLTALTFVTIGSGGLVAGLKAGHAYNTFPLMDGRLVPEVWLMLEPAWRNFFENIATVQFDHRLLAITTLTLTLLFAWRAATDASLPAASRRALLLWGGMAIVQVMLGIGTLLLHVPIALASSHQAGALVLLTLALNAVHRLRRPAPAHSAG from the coding sequence ATGAATGAATCCGCAAGCCAGCGTCGCCACGACCGCATCATCGCCCTGTGGCTGTTTGCCTGCTGCGCGCTCGTCTTCGCCATGGTGGTGCTGGGTGGCGTGACCCGCCTCACCGGCTCCGGCCTGTCCATGGTCGAGTGGGATCCCATCTTCGGCATCGTGCCGCCGCTGTCGCAGGAGGCATGGCAGACGGTATTCGAGAAGTACCAAGCCTCGCCGGAATACAAGAAGAAAAACTTCGGCATGGACCTGGACGGGTTCAAGGAAATCTACTGGTTCGAGTATGCCCATCGGGTACTTGGCCGTACCATCGGCAGCGCCTTCCTGCTGCCCTTCCTGTTCTTCCTCTGGCGCGGCTGGATTCGGCGGCCGCTGGTCCCGAAGCTGGTAGCCATGTTCGTGCTCGGCGGCCTGCAGGGACTGCTCGGCTGGTACATGGTGAAGTCCGGGCTGGTCGATGACCCGCACGTGTCCCAGTACCGGCTGACCGCCCACCTGCTGCTGGCTTTCCTGATCTACGGGTTCATTCTCTGGGTGGCGCTGGATCTGTGGCGCGGTGACCGCGTGGCACCCCATCCGCGTTGGCGGCCGGCGGCCACACTGACGGCACTCACCTTCGTCACCATCGGCTCGGGCGGGCTGGTGGCAGGGCTCAAGGCCGGTCATGCCTACAACACCTTCCCGCTGATGGACGGCCGACTGGTGCCCGAGGTCTGGCTGATGCTGGAGCCGGCCTGGCGCAACTTCTTCGAGAACATCGCCACCGTGCAGTTCGATCACCGACTGCTGGCGATCACCACCCTGACCCTCACCCTGCTCTTCGCCTGGCGCGCCGCAACCGACGCCTCGCTGCCGGCCGCCAGCCGCCGCGCCCTGCTGCTGTGGGGCGGCATGGCCATCGTGCAGGTCATGCTGGGCATCGGCACCCTCCTGCTGCACGTACCCATCGCGCTGGCCTCGAGTCATCAGGCCGGCGCGCTGGTGCTGCTGACGCTGGCACTCAACGCGGTGCACCGGCTGCGGCGGCCGGCCCCGGCTCACTCCGCCGGCTGA
- a CDS encoding MOSC domain-containing protein — MPETVRIEGLYAGQVDHRLDPPSAIGKAAVNGRVSVGALGLAGDQQADTAHHGGADRALLLYAREHYACWQAEHPAHRFEPPGFGENLSTLGLTEQDVAIGDRFRAGELLLEVSQPRTPCWKLDRRFGIAGLARAVQDSTRCGWFCRVLAPGSLAAGDSLERVASPQPEWTIARVMQLVHGEPHDPEALQALGELPALADNWRDKARQRLARGRPGSGRQRLSWPAFGKR, encoded by the coding sequence ATGCCGGAAACCGTTCGCATCGAAGGGCTATATGCCGGACAGGTTGATCACCGTCTCGACCCGCCCAGCGCCATCGGCAAGGCCGCCGTCAACGGCCGCGTATCGGTCGGGGCGCTCGGACTCGCCGGTGACCAGCAGGCGGACACCGCACATCACGGGGGCGCCGACCGCGCCCTGCTCCTCTACGCACGCGAGCACTATGCCTGCTGGCAGGCCGAACATCCCGCGCACCGGTTCGAACCGCCCGGCTTCGGCGAAAACCTGTCCACGCTCGGACTCACCGAACAGGATGTCGCCATCGGCGACCGTTTCCGCGCCGGCGAGCTGCTGCTCGAGGTCAGCCAGCCACGCACGCCCTGCTGGAAACTCGACCGTCGCTTCGGCATTGCCGGACTGGCACGCGCCGTCCAGGACAGCACGCGCTGCGGCTGGTTCTGCCGGGTGCTGGCGCCGGGCAGTCTCGCTGCCGGCGACAGCCTGGAGCGCGTCGCCTCGCCGCAGCCCGAATGGACGATTGCGAGGGTCATGCAGCTCGTACATGGCGAGCCCCACGACCCCGAGGCCCTGCAGGCACTGGGCGAGCTGCCGGCGCTGGCCGACAACTGGCGCGACAAGGCGCGCCAGCGGCTCGCCCGCGGACGCCCGGGCAGCGGCCGCCAACGGCTGTCCTGGCCTGCCTTCGGAAAACGATAA
- a CDS encoding NADP(H)-dependent aldo-keto reductase — protein sequence MPRRRLGRTDIEVSLICLGTMTFGEQNTPEQAFAQMDLALERGVNFLDTAELYSIPPREATYGRTEEIVGEWLQRSGRRDQVVLASKIAGPGEDWIPWIRGGRTRFDRTHIRAALDGSLRRLRTEYIDLYQLHWPERRTNFFGRLGYTPETDDFTPFEETLAALAAEIEAGRIRAWGLSNETPWGTMRFISTAERLGLPPPVSVQNPYNLLNRSYEVGMAEVSWRERCGLLAYSPLGFGVLSGKYLDHARPAGARLTLFPDYTRYSNPQAVRATRRYVALARKHGLDPAQMALAYVNSRPFLTSTIIGATTLEQLEANIASTWLTLDTEILEGIEAIHVDQPNPAP from the coding sequence ATGCCGCGGCGAAGGCTGGGCCGAACCGACATCGAGGTCAGCCTGATCTGCCTCGGCACCATGACCTTCGGCGAACAGAACACGCCCGAACAGGCCTTCGCGCAGATGGATCTGGCGCTGGAGCGCGGCGTCAATTTCCTCGATACCGCCGAGCTCTATTCGATCCCGCCGCGGGAAGCGACCTATGGCCGTACCGAGGAAATCGTCGGCGAATGGCTGCAGCGCAGCGGCCGGCGCGACCAGGTGGTGCTCGCCAGCAAGATCGCGGGTCCCGGCGAGGACTGGATTCCCTGGATCCGCGGCGGTCGCACCCGTTTCGATCGCACCCACATCCGCGCCGCCCTGGACGGCAGCCTGCGGCGGCTGCGGACGGAGTACATCGATCTCTACCAGTTGCACTGGCCGGAGCGGCGAACCAACTTCTTCGGCCGGCTCGGCTACACCCCGGAGACGGACGACTTCACCCCCTTCGAGGAAACGCTGGCCGCCCTGGCCGCGGAGATCGAGGCCGGGCGCATCCGTGCCTGGGGCCTGTCCAACGAGACACCCTGGGGCACGATGCGCTTCATCAGTACCGCCGAACGGCTGGGCCTGCCGCCGCCGGTGAGTGTGCAGAACCCCTACAACCTGCTCAATCGCAGCTACGAGGTGGGCATGGCCGAGGTCTCCTGGCGGGAGCGCTGCGGCCTGCTGGCCTATTCGCCGCTGGGCTTCGGCGTGCTGTCGGGCAAGTATCTGGACCATGCCCGGCCGGCGGGCGCGCGGCTGACCCTGTTTCCGGACTATACGCGCTACTCGAATCCGCAGGCGGTGCGCGCCACGCGCCGTTACGTGGCGCTGGCCCGCAAACACGGGCTGGATCCGGCCCAGATGGCGCTGGCCTATGTCAACAGCCGCCCCTTCCTGACCTCGACCATCATCGGCGCAACCACCCTCGAACAGCTCGAGGCCAACATCGCCAGCACTTGGCTGACTCTGGATACCGAGATACTGGAAGGCATCGAGGCCATCCATGTCGACCAGCCCAACCCGGCACCCTGA
- a CDS encoding HDOD domain-containing protein produces MSETTPSVERLIGRTLELASLPEVVMRAIDLINDPDSSAADIGNVIREDPALTARLLKIVNSPFYGFPSRIETVSRAITVVGTLELLDLILAASVIKAFSGIPGQLVTMDDFWEHSLHVGCVARVLAMRHRAPNPERYFVAGLLHDIGSLVLYRQLPGVAAAALRRARDQGEVLHNVERELLGYDHGEVGAALMQAWHLPESFATAIRYHHFPMEAPAHQLETALVHLADVTSCAVRSAAAESGRVPPLAAGAWELVGLSPDIVEGVVAEADLQYEDARAAILGSISAA; encoded by the coding sequence ATGAGCGAAACGACACCGAGCGTTGAACGACTGATCGGCCGAACCCTGGAGCTTGCCTCGCTGCCGGAAGTGGTGATGCGGGCGATCGATCTGATCAACGATCCCGATTCCTCCGCCGCCGACATCGGCAACGTCATCCGTGAAGATCCCGCGCTGACCGCGCGGCTGCTGAAGATCGTCAACAGCCCCTTCTACGGCTTTCCCTCGCGCATAGAGACCGTGTCCCGCGCCATCACGGTGGTCGGCACCCTGGAACTGCTGGATCTGATCCTGGCCGCCAGCGTCATCAAGGCCTTCTCCGGCATCCCCGGCCAACTGGTCACCATGGACGACTTCTGGGAACACAGCCTGCACGTGGGCTGCGTTGCCCGGGTGCTGGCCATGCGCCATCGCGCGCCCAATCCCGAGCGCTACTTCGTCGCCGGCCTGTTGCACGACATCGGTTCGCTGGTTCTTTACCGGCAACTGCCGGGAGTGGCCGCTGCCGCGTTGAGGCGGGCACGCGACCAGGGCGAGGTGCTGCACAACGTGGAACGCGAGCTGCTGGGCTACGACCATGGCGAGGTCGGCGCGGCGCTGATGCAAGCCTGGCATCTGCCGGAAAGCTTCGCCACCGCCATCCGCTACCATCATTTCCCCATGGAGGCGCCGGCCCACCAGCTGGAGACGGCCCTGGTGCATCTGGCCGATGTCACCAGTTGTGCGGTGCGCAGCGCCGCCGCCGAGTCCGGCCGGGTACCGCCGCTGGCTGCGGGCGCCTGGGAACTGGTCGGCCTGTCGCCCGACATCGTCGAGGGCGTGGTCGCCGAGGCCGACCTGCAATACGAAGATGCGCGTGCCGCCATCCTCGGCAGCATCTCCGCCGCCTGA
- a CDS encoding FIST signal transduction protein gives MRSGSEAPQLSDRFLLGHAEAPEWEKAAEQCLQQIGYVPPEANLGFLYATDTHAGLLPHILDHFREETGVRDWVGTVGMGICASGREYYETAAMSVMIGSFPEAGYRILPPVADPTLAGVETLAPWLARSDRHVAVIHGDPRNAATPELIEALARRLPGGHLVGGLSSSRGDEPQIANAVVQGGLSGVVFDAAQVHMVTGLTQGCTPIGKVHRVTGCERNIVSHIDGRPALDVLFEDIGEILARDLNRIAGYIFAGLPLAGSDSGDYLVRNLVGLDTGNRLLAIGDLVEPGQPIQFCRRDGRSAWEDLERMLTDLRDRVGTRPILGGLYFSCLGRGQNLFGEDSEELRFIRQQLGDFPLAGFFANGEISHDRLYGYTGVLTLFLGD, from the coding sequence ATGAGATCAGGTTCCGAGGCACCGCAGCTCTCCGACCGCTTCCTGCTCGGCCATGCCGAAGCCCCCGAATGGGAAAAGGCCGCAGAACAGTGCCTGCAGCAGATCGGCTACGTGCCCCCCGAGGCCAACCTCGGCTTTCTGTACGCCACCGATACTCATGCCGGCTTGCTGCCCCACATCCTCGACCACTTCCGCGAGGAAACCGGCGTCCGTGACTGGGTGGGCACCGTGGGCATGGGTATCTGCGCAAGCGGGCGCGAGTATTACGAAACCGCGGCCATGTCGGTGATGATCGGCAGCTTCCCCGAGGCAGGCTACCGGATACTGCCGCCAGTGGCCGACCCTACCCTGGCCGGCGTGGAGACACTGGCGCCCTGGCTGGCGCGCTCGGACAGGCACGTGGCCGTGATCCATGGCGATCCGCGCAATGCCGCCACACCCGAACTCATCGAGGCACTGGCCCGCCGGCTGCCGGGCGGCCATCTGGTCGGCGGCCTCAGTTCCTCGCGCGGCGACGAACCCCAGATCGCCAATGCCGTGGTCCAGGGGGGGCTTTCGGGCGTGGTCTTCGATGCTGCGCAGGTGCATATGGTCACCGGGCTGACCCAGGGCTGCACGCCGATCGGCAAGGTGCACCGCGTCACCGGCTGCGAGCGCAACATCGTCTCGCACATCGATGGCCGACCGGCGCTGGATGTCCTGTTCGAGGACATCGGCGAGATCCTGGCCCGGGATCTGAACCGCATCGCCGGCTACATCTTCGCCGGGCTGCCGCTCGCCGGTTCGGACAGCGGCGACTACCTGGTGCGCAACCTGGTGGGCCTGGATACCGGCAACAGGCTGCTCGCCATCGGCGACCTGGTGGAACCCGGCCAGCCCATCCAGTTCTGCCGCCGTGACGGCCGCTCGGCGTGGGAGGACCTGGAACGGATGCTGACCGACCTGCGGGACCGCGTCGGCACACGCCCGATCCTGGGTGGACTCTATTTCTCCTGCCTGGGTCGCGGGCAGAACCTGTTCGGCGAGGATTCCGAGGAACTGCGCTTCATTCGCCAGCAACTGGGCGACTTCCCGCTGGCCGGCTTCTTCGCCAACGGCGAGATCTCGCACGACCGTCTCTATGGCTACACCGGGGTCCTGACCCTGTTCCTGGGGGACTGA
- a CDS encoding Crp/Fnr family transcriptional regulator has product MLSEDHIPALKRTYLFSALDEDQLRTVLTTAVEVNLAEGRLLFEQGQPAERFYLLTEGQVKLYRLSEEGDEKVVEVIKPGRSFAEAVMFMSAHCYPVNAEALVDSRLIGFSSQTFLNILRGSVDTCLHMLGVMSQRMHWQLSEIDSLTLHNATYRLAAYLLRELPERGCGPQQLSLETPKQVIASRLSIKPETLSRILTRLARDGLIEVKGSQITLLDLERLQALVDGE; this is encoded by the coding sequence ATGCTCAGTGAAGACCACATCCCCGCACTCAAGCGGACCTATCTGTTCTCGGCCCTGGACGAGGACCAGCTGCGCACCGTGCTCACCACAGCCGTGGAGGTGAACCTGGCCGAGGGCCGGCTGCTGTTCGAGCAGGGCCAGCCGGCGGAACGCTTCTACCTGCTGACCGAGGGCCAGGTGAAACTGTATCGCCTGTCCGAGGAAGGCGACGAGAAGGTGGTGGAGGTGATCAAGCCCGGCCGCAGCTTTGCCGAGGCGGTGATGTTCATGTCCGCCCACTGCTATCCGGTGAACGCCGAGGCGCTGGTGGACAGCCGGCTCATCGGCTTCTCCAGCCAGACCTTTCTCAACATCCTCCGCGGCTCGGTCGACACCTGCCTGCACATGCTCGGGGTGATGAGCCAGCGCATGCACTGGCAACTGAGCGAGATCGACAGTCTCACCCTGCACAACGCGACCTACCGGCTCGCGGCCTACCTGCTGCGCGAGCTGCCCGAGCGCGGCTGCGGCCCGCAACAACTGAGCCTGGAGACGCCGAAACAGGTGATTGCCTCGCGGCTGTCGATCAAGCCCGAGACCCTGTCACGCATTCTCACCCGGCTCGCGCGGGATGGGCTGATCGAGGTGAAGGGCAGCCAGATCACGCTGCTGGACCTGGAGCGGCTGCAGGCGCTGGTGGATGGGGAATGA